In the genome of Corynebacterium glucuronolyticum DSM 44120, the window GGGCTGTTCCACCCCGCCCCAGGGGGCCGTTTTGTGGATGGTGGAAACCTTCGTCGGGTGGAGACGATTCGTTGCGGATCGCAAGATCTCTTCGGAGTCGCCGATGTTGGAGCCGAGGGACAGGATGGCGCGGAAGGCGTTCTTGCGGTTGCGGCGGCGGACGACGGCGACGTCGGCAAAGTCGTGCGGGATCGGGGCGTGCGGCTTGTGCACGGTGACCTCGATGGCGTGCAGGAGCGGGAAGGCGAGCATCGCCTCGTCGGCAATCAGGCCCGCGACGGTTTCGATGAGGTCGTAGGCGGGGCCGGCGAGGGTGCGGTAGGCAATCTCGGCGAGCTCACCGTAGTGGACGGTGTCCTCCACGTGGTCGGTGTCCGGAAACGGCAGCCAGCACGTGATGTCCACGGAGAATTCCTGGCCATCGCGCTTTTCGTGGTCGAAGACCCCGTGGTAGCCGGTTGCCTTAAGCCCGGTGAGCTCAATCCGATCAGCCACGCGGGTTCCTCCAGCGGGCTGCCACCTCGACGGCGTCGCGGGAACCGCGGACGCTGTGCACGCGGACGGCCCAGGCACCGTGGTAGGCGGATAGCGCGGAGACGGCGTGGGTGGCGTCGTCGCGGTCGACGGCGGTGTTCTCGTCGCGAGCGTACTCGGCGCGCATGTCGCCGAGGAAGCGCTTGCGGGACTGGCCGATGAGCACCGGGTAGCCGGTCTCCACGAGCTTCGGCAGCGCGTTGAGGAGCTGCCAATCCGCAAGCCGGGACTTACCAAAGCCCAGGCCCGGGTCGATGATGATGTTGTCCTTCTTCACGCCCGCGTCTTGGGCGCGGTGAACAAGTTCACCGAGGAGGCGGAGGACCTCGGCCACTACGTCCTTGCCGGCAAGCGTGTCGCCTGCGGCGTCGCCGAAGTTGGTCACGTCCCAGTGCTGCAGGATCACGGGCAGGCCCGTGTCGGCCATGGTGGCGAACATATTGGGATCGGCCATGCCACCGGAGACATCGTTCAAAATGGTCACGCCGGCCGAAGCGCTGGCGCGAGCAACGGCGGCACGCATCGTGTCCACCGAGGTCGCGATGCCTTCCTTGGACAGCGCCTCGATGACCGGCACGACGCGGGCGAGTTCTTGTTCCTCGGTCACGCGGGTGGCGCCGGGGCGGGTGGATTCACCGCCGACGTCGATGATGTCGGCGCCCTGGTCCACGAGGTCGTGGGCGTGGGCGATGGCGCGGTCGAAGGTGTTCCATTTGCCGCCGTCGGAAAACGAGTCGTCGGTGACGTTCAAAACGCCCATGACGAGACAGCGGTCGGCGTTGAAAAGATCCATGGTTTAACCCCTAATCAGCGTGAGGAATTCCGCGCGGGAGGCCGCTGAGGTCTTAAATCCTCCGCGCATCGCGGATGTTGTGGTCTTGGAGCCGGGCTTGCGGATGCCGCGCATGGTCATGCACATGTGCTCGCATTCGAGGACGACGGCGACGGCCTGCGTATCCAGGCGGTCGACGAGTGCGTCGGCGATCTGGGAGGTCAACCGTTCCTGTACCTGGGGACGGCGAGCATAGCCGTCGGCAAGCCTGGCGAGCTTTGACAACCCTGTGACGGAACCGTGACCACCGGGAATGTACCCGATGTGGGCGACGCCGTAGAACGGCAGGAGGTGGTGCTCGCACATGGAGTAGATGGGGATGTCGCGCACGATGACGAGCTCGGTGTGGTTTTCCGGGAACGTCTTTTCCAGGTGGTCGGCGGGGTTGATGTGCAGTCCGCCGGTGTTTTCCTCGAAGGCTTTGGCCACCCGCCGGGGCGTTTCTTTCAGTCCGGGGCGGTCGGGGTCCTCGCCGATGGCGATGAGGAGCTCCCGGACGGCTGCCTGTGCGCGCTCAAAATCGAAATCTGCCA includes:
- the folP gene encoding dihydropteroate synthase, translated to MDLFNADRCLVMGVLNVTDDSFSDGGKWNTFDRAIAHAHDLVDQGADIIDVGGESTRPGATRVTEEQELARVVPVIEALSKEGIATSVDTMRAAVARASASAGVTILNDVSGGMADPNMFATMADTGLPVILQHWDVTNFGDAAGDTLAGKDVVAEVLRLLGELVHRAQDAGVKKDNIIIDPGLGFGKSRLADWQLLNALPKLVETGYPVLIGQSRKRFLGDMRAEYARDENTAVDRDDATHAVSALSAYHGAWAVRVHSVRGSRDAVEVAARWRNPRG
- the folE gene encoding GTP cyclohydrolase I FolE, with product MADFDFERAQAAVRELLIAIGEDPDRPGLKETPRRVAKAFEENTGGLHINPADHLEKTFPENHTELVIVRDIPIYSMCEHHLLPFYGVAHIGYIPGGHGSVTGLSKLARLADGYARRPQVQERLTSQIADALVDRLDTQAVAVVLECEHMCMTMRGIRKPGSKTTTSAMRGGFKTSAASRAEFLTLIRG